TTCTGCACCAGGCTGTTGATGCTCAGATTAACAGGGACATCAGTACCATCAAGCAGACCAATATACATATCCTTACCGGACAGTCCAAGAACAGAGCAAATCAGGTTTTCATCTGCTTTATATACCTTGTCTCCCGGACTGAATGGTATTGCTGGAGCTTTGAGGAGTCCGTTCTTATTTCTGCTACCTATGACTGTCACATCGCCTATGATGTGTTCCTCGTTCCTATCTGGCTTCTTACCACTTTTAGCCTCTTCAAAAGAATAGGTATCGCTGGATCTTATAAGGGATACAACCTGTGCAAGTACCCATCCATCGGTCTCGTGCCATATTTTTATATAATCTCCTCTCCTAACGGCGGTACTTTCAGATACCAGAAATTTAAAATCAAGTGTACCGGTCTTTCCGACAATAACTCCAACTGAATCCTTTACCATTTTTTTACACTCACATTATGGATAATTATGACATAAATGATTCTTATCCGAACAGTCATACTATTGAATAGCTTTTGTATTTATTATTTTTCAATGGATTCCAGAATTTCCTCTGGTGCGCCTGCAAGTTTTACAAGTGCTTCTGCTTCTACAAAGTGAAGAGATGCCGGTACTAGGAGAATGTGCAGAGGATGTCCAAAATCAAAATCAAGAAGTTTTTCTGCAAAATCACATTTTACAGCAGGAATTTCAGATCCTGCTCTTGCAATTCCGATGACCAGTCTGTTCTTCATTACACCTTCATTTCTTGATTTTTCTACCTGGAGCAGTACTTCAAGAGCATCGGGGATTTTCATGAATCCCTTTTCTACATCTATATCAAGAAACACCATTGTGTGCAGTCCTGCTATGGTATTGGCTCTTATTGTATCGTAAGGGGTATGGGAGATCACTTCTTTTCCACGGCTGCTTATATATGGGTAAGGGACAGTTGCAGCTTTTCCAAAACGATAGTTCTGCAGACCTGATAGCCCGCATGCTGCAGATGATATAGATGCTCCATGTATCAATTTTGTATCTATCCCCATGTCATGTGCACGGATACGAAGATCAACATGGGTTGTAGAGACCATTGTATCTCCACCGGTCAGAAAAACAATATCTTCATGCATTGCACTTTCAAGCCACTCGGGGTTGTTTTCTATATCCTCTCTGGAAAGCAGATGAATTCTGGTACTGTATAAGCGTTCCATCTTTTCAATGCTGGTTCCAATAAGACATGAGGTGTAAAATTCAGCATACACTCTGTCAGCATTTTTAATTGCATCAAGTCCTTTCAGTGAAATATCTTTTTCATCAAAGAGTCCAAGTCCTACAAAAGTGAGCATATACCTGATTTTTAGTTCACTGGCTTTTAAACCTTTTGAATCATATTGATAGAAAAACTTCGAAACCTATTTATAGAACCACTAACAGTTAGTTTCAAATTATAAATTTGTAAATAATTAGGTGCTATGTGCATCTATAACTTCAGGAGGTATTGATCAAATGGCAACAAACTACAATCATGGCGGACAGCCAGTTTACATAATGGGCAGTAACAGGGAGCAGACAAAAGGAAGAGACGCTGTGTCAATGAACATCCGGGCAGCAAAGGCAGTTTCAGATCTGGTAAAATCAACACTTGGTCCAATAAGTATGGATAAGATGCTTGTAAACCCGATTGGTGATATCATCATTACAAATGATGGGGCAACAATTCTGGATGAAATGGACATTGAACATCCAACAGCAAAAATGATCGTTGAGGTTGCCCGCACCCAGGACGATATTGCAGGTGATGGTACCACGAGTGCTGCGGTACTTGCCGGAACACTCCTTGAAAAAGCCCAGGAACTTATGGAAAAAGGAGTTCATGCAACAAGTATTCTTAAGGGGTATAGACTGGCAACAGAAAAGGCTATGCAGGCCCTTGATGAATATAAAATGACTATTGATCCCGCTGACAAAGAGGTTCTTAAGAACATTGCTGTCACTTCCATAACCGGTAAAGCATCTGAGAGTTACAGTGCTTTCATTTCAGGTATCTGTGTGGATGCGGTATTAGCTGTGCAGGATGATGGCAACGTAAATATTGATGATGACATCCTCATTGTTCATGATAAGGGGCAGAAAATAACAGATAGTGAACTTGTAGAAGGAGTTGTATTAACTAAAAAATCTCTGCATCCCAATATGCCAAAGAGGATTGAGAATGCCAGAATTGCTCTTGTTGATTCTCCAATTGAAATTGAAAAGACAGGTACTACATCTAAAATAGAAATAAAGTCTGCAGACCAGATGGAAGCTTTCCTAAAAGAAGAAGATGAGAGCTTTAAAAAGATGGTCGATGCAATTGTCAGAAGTGGTGCAAATGCAGTGTTCTGCTCCAAAGGAATAGATGATCATGCAGTCCATTATCTCCAGAAGCATGGAATCTATGCAACACGCAGGGTTAAAGAATCTGAAATGAAGAGTCTCTCACGTGCTACCGGTGCACGTCTGGTGAAAAAGGTTCATGAAATTGATGAAAAGGATCTGGGCACAGCAGGCTTGCTTGAGCAGATAGGAGATTCTGATGATGCTAAAACCTTTGTAAAGGACTGTGAAAATGCCAGGACAGTTACTATTGTGCTCAGAGGCGGTACAGAACATGTGACTGAAAATATTGAAAGGGTATTTGATGATGCACTGCATGTTGTAGCATCAACTGTGGAAGATAGTGAAATTGTAGCAGGTGGAGGAGCATCTGAAATTGAAACTGCAGCTGTTCTTCGTTCCTATGCACCTACTGTTGGTGGAAGAGAACAGCTTGCAATCTCTGCATTTGCTGATTCAATTGAAATTCTTCCAAGAATCCTGGCAGAAAATGCCGGACTTGACGGTGTAAATATGCTCTTGAAACTCCGCTCAGATCATCATGAGATCAAGCACGCAGGCCTTGATGTATACACCGGTGAGGTTGTGAATATGCTTGACAGGGGGGTTGTTGATCCTCTCAGGGTAAAGAAGCAGGCGATAAAATCTGCATCAGAGGCAGCTGCAATGGTACTAAGGGTAGATGATGTGCTGCGTGCAGAGAAAAGGGATATGATGGATGTTAACCCTGAACATAATATCCATAATTACGATGCATCAGGAATGATGTGATCAAAAATAATCTGCAAAAAGTACAGGAAAGTGACGGTCACATCCCGTGTCTGTCACATATCATTTATTTTATTATAAGGTAATAACCCTTTTGAGGTAATTTTGATTTTAGTATTTTGTAAATCAGGATTCAAGCCCTGATCATTGATTATTCTTTTTTGCAACAATATACATTTCTTCTTTTTCTGATTCCAGAACATTCAGAATAGTAAAATCCATTGATACTATTTGATCAATTACTGGCTTTCTGCTAAGGCCATGGTTTATTTTTATGACCTGCACAAGTCTTCCTCCGGGTTTGAGCAGTGGAAATAATCTCGCGAGTATTTTAAGTGAGTCCGGAGGATCCAGGGTCAGATCACTCAAAATAATATCAACTTTTTCTGCTGAAAGAAGCTGAAGATCTACAGTAAAAGCATCTGCGAAAATAATGGACACATTTTCATTATCAGAAACTATTTTTTCAAGCTGAGGTTTAAAGTGCAGGCTATATTCAATACCCTGGATCTTTCTAACAATCTCTGATGCGAACAATAGAAACCCTCCAGCACTGGAACCAATATCCAGTGCCAGATCATCAGGTTGAAGTACATTTGTGATTTCCTGTATATGGGCAAGTTTGAAATAACCTTCTGGTCTGTCATACCCTTCATCTACTTCCACTGCATCTTCCTGCTTAACTAACTTTGAGGGTTTGGTAACTATTTGACCATTTATTCTAACATGTCCACCTTTTATTGCTTTTTTTGATCTTGTTCGAGATTCAAAATGATTCGTTTCAACCAGATAAGCATCAAGTCTCATTGTAATCTCCTGGTAATTATGTTTCATAGTTGCATTTTATGCCTTTATCATCAAAACACAGATTACAGGAAATACACTGTGCTTTCTCCTGACTATTATATTTTAATTTTTTTACAAGGTCAGGCTCTTTTATAAACGGTCGGCTCATTGATACCATATCTGCATATTCTTCATTGAGAATTTTATTCATAATTGACAGGGAACGTATCCCCCCAACCAGAATGATGGGTATACTGACTTCTTCTTTTATAGCGCGTGAATACCTTTTAAAATAAGCTTCTCTGGACCTGCTATTAATATGTGGCTGTGACATAATATCTCCGGCTTCAAATATTCCTCCACTGACCTCAATTGCACACGCTCCTGCTTTTTCCAGTTCCTTTGCAATCTCAATACACTCAGGCATATCAAGCGAATTGCTCACTTTAGCAGGATCAAAACCATCAGTAGCATTTAATTTTATCATAATGGGGTATTTTTTACCAATATCCTCATGTATTCTTTCAATAATCTCTGTGACTATACGTGTTCGGTTTTCGATAGAGCCTCCCCACTGGTCATTTCTTCTGTTTGTATAGGGAGATAAAAAATTACTCAGCAGGAATCCATGAGCACAGTGCAACTGAACTCCATCAAAACCCGCTATACTGGCTCTTCTGGCAGCTATTGCGAAATCATCAATCGTTTGATATATCTCATCTTCTGTCATTTCAAGCAGGGTATTAGTGGATGTGCTGTCCGGTACCTCTGATGGTGCTAATGCAGATTGATTCCCGCATGTTATCAATGACTGCCTTCCACCATGCACGATCTGAAGTATGATTTTGCTTTTATATTTATGCACTCTATCTGTTATCTCTCTATATGGCTGGATAAAGTGATCACTG
Above is a genomic segment from Methanosalsum zhilinae DSM 4017 containing:
- the dph5 gene encoding diphthine synthase gives rise to the protein MLTFVGLGLFDEKDISLKGLDAIKNADRVYAEFYTSCLIGTSIEKMERLYSTRIHLLSREDIENNPEWLESAMHEDIVFLTGGDTMVSTTHVDLRIRAHDMGIDTKLIHGASISSAACGLSGLQNYRFGKAATVPYPYISSRGKEVISHTPYDTIRANTIAGLHTMVFLDIDVEKGFMKIPDALEVLLQVEKSRNEGVMKNRLVIGIARAGSEIPAVKCDFAEKLLDFDFGHPLHILLVPASLHFVEAEALVKLAGAPEEILESIEK
- the thsA gene encoding thermosome subunit alpha, with the translated sequence MATNYNHGGQPVYIMGSNREQTKGRDAVSMNIRAAKAVSDLVKSTLGPISMDKMLVNPIGDIIITNDGATILDEMDIEHPTAKMIVEVARTQDDIAGDGTTSAAVLAGTLLEKAQELMEKGVHATSILKGYRLATEKAMQALDEYKMTIDPADKEVLKNIAVTSITGKASESYSAFISGICVDAVLAVQDDGNVNIDDDILIVHDKGQKITDSELVEGVVLTKKSLHPNMPKRIENARIALVDSPIEIEKTGTTSKIEIKSADQMEAFLKEEDESFKKMVDAIVRSGANAVFCSKGIDDHAVHYLQKHGIYATRRVKESEMKSLSRATGARLVKKVHEIDEKDLGTAGLLEQIGDSDDAKTFVKDCENARTVTIVLRGGTEHVTENIERVFDDALHVVASTVEDSEIVAGGGASEIETAAVLRSYAPTVGGREQLAISAFADSIEILPRILAENAGLDGVNMLLKLRSDHHEIKHAGLDVYTGEVVNMLDRGVVDPLRVKKQAIKSASEAAAMVLRVDDVLRAEKRDMMDVNPEHNIHNYDASGMM
- a CDS encoding S4 domain-containing protein; amino-acid sequence: MRLDAYLVETNHFESRTRSKKAIKGGHVRINGQIVTKPSKLVKQEDAVEVDEGYDRPEGYFKLAHIQEITNVLQPDDLALDIGSSAGGFLLFASEIVRKIQGIEYSLHFKPQLEKIVSDNENVSIIFADAFTVDLQLLSAEKVDIILSDLTLDPPDSLKILARLFPLLKPGGRLVQVIKINHGLSRKPVIDQIVSMDFTILNVLESEKEEMYIVAKKNNQ
- a CDS encoding NADH:flavin oxidoreductase; protein product: MLFEPINLCGLTIDNRFVRSATHEWLAEEDGTPTSYIGNIYEQLAKNDVGLIITGYSYVNTRGKSAHNQQAIYSDHFIQPYREITDRVHKYKSKIILQIVHGGRQSLITCGNQSALAPSEVPDSTSTNTLLEMTEDEIYQTIDDFAIAARRASIAGFDGVQLHCAHGFLLSNFLSPYTNRRNDQWGGSIENRTRIVTEIIERIHEDIGKKYPIMIKLNATDGFDPAKVSNSLDMPECIEIAKELEKAGACAIEVSGGIFEAGDIMSQPHINSRSREAYFKRYSRAIKEEVSIPIILVGGIRSLSIMNKILNEEYADMVSMSRPFIKEPDLVKKLKYNSQEKAQCISCNLCFDDKGIKCNYET